The Chitinophaga flava genome has a segment encoding these proteins:
- a CDS encoding helix-turn-helix transcriptional regulator yields the protein MKTIIQHRSHMLYRLPQEFHPNPQMQVSHTGKCALAWFRLLRHQDKAEGFLTENTLVFIISGSKHIHLSDEEIIAHAGDLIMLKRGTYFMSAFLTEESTFQGLMLCVHDHILRAFLEEMDDIKKARMNIPMVLPCNDQLINIRNSIIDYMQHPHANTPKLLELKIREILLLLLAGPHRAQVLAFLHHLFDTSSENLTLTIREHLLKPLSLEEYAKICGLSLSAFKREFARLYNAPPKKWINEEKLKHAAYLLQHTSKNVNEVADECGFENTSYFIKQYKARFGDTPKNTQRTKSAIF from the coding sequence GTGAAAACCATTATCCAACATCGCTCTCATATGTTGTATCGTTTACCGCAGGAATTTCATCCCAACCCTCAGATGCAAGTCAGCCACACCGGAAAATGTGCACTGGCCTGGTTCCGCCTGCTCAGGCATCAGGACAAGGCAGAAGGGTTTCTTACTGAAAACACGCTGGTATTCATCATTTCAGGCAGCAAACATATTCACCTTTCAGATGAAGAGATCATCGCACATGCCGGCGATCTCATCATGCTTAAAAGAGGCACTTACTTCATGTCTGCCTTCCTCACTGAAGAGAGTACTTTTCAGGGATTGATGCTCTGCGTACATGATCATATCCTTCGTGCTTTTCTGGAAGAAATGGATGACATCAAAAAAGCGCGTATGAATATCCCCATGGTGTTACCCTGTAATGATCAGCTGATCAACATACGCAACAGCATCATCGACTATATGCAGCACCCGCATGCAAACACACCCAAACTACTGGAACTGAAAATCCGGGAGATACTGCTGTTGTTGCTCGCAGGCCCGCATCGTGCACAGGTACTGGCTTTCCTCCATCACCTCTTCGATACCAGCAGCGAAAACCTGACACTCACCATACGGGAACATCTACTCAAACCCTTATCACTGGAAGAATACGCCAAAATATGCGGACTAAGCCTCTCCGCCTTCAAACGCGAGTTTGCCAGACTATACAACGCACCACCTAAAAAATGGATCAACGAAGAAAAGCTGAAACACGCCGCGTATCTGCTGCAACACACTTCCAAAAATGTAAATGAAGTGGCCGATGAATGCGGATTTGAAAACACTTCCTATTTCATTAAACAATATAAGGCCCGCTTTGGTGATACACCTAAAAATACCCAACGGACTAAAAGTGCTATTTTCTGA